Proteins from a single region of Oryza brachyantha chromosome 6, ObraRS2, whole genome shotgun sequence:
- the LOC102707318 gene encoding 20 kDa chaperonin, chloroplastic-like, with protein sequence MSSVQLSGTGVAAVAFTKKGAASSFDGLRLAPPSARVCSTRRAFRSLVVKAATVVTPKYTSLKPLGDRVLVKLGAAEEKTIGGILLPSTAQSKPQGGEVVAVGEGKTIGDKKVEVSVPVGAEVVYSKYAGTEVEFNDAKHLILKEDDIIGILESDDAKDMKPLNDRVLIKVAEAEDKTAGGLILTETTKEKPSIGTVVAVGPGPLDDEGKRQPLSVTAGSNVLYSKYAGSEFKGADGTNYIVLRVSDVMAVLS encoded by the exons CAGCTCTCCGGTACTGGAGTCGCCGCGGTGGCCTTCACCAAGAAGGGTGCTGCGTCTTCCTTCGATGGGCTCCGCCtcgcgccaccgtcggcgCGAGTCTGCTCTACCAGGCGTGCGTTCCGCAGCCTCGTCGTCAAGGCTGCCACTGTCGTCACCCCGAAG TATACCTCGCTCAAGCCTCTGGGAGACAGAGTGCTTGTGAAGCTTGGTGCCGCGGAGGAGAAAACTATCGGTGGAATTTTGCTTCCGTCGACCGCACAGTCTAAGCCTCAGGGAGGTGAGGTTGTTGCTGTTGGAGAGGGAAAAACCATTGGGGATAAGAAAGTTGAAGTCAGCGTACCG GTCGGGGCTGAAGTTGTATATTCAAAATATGCTGGGACTGAGGTGGAATTTAATGACGCCAAACACCTTATTCTAAAAGAAGATGATATCATTGGGATTCTTGAGAGCGATGATGCCAAAGACATGAAGCCTCTTAATGATCGCGTTCTCATCAAG GTTGCGGAGGCTGAAGACAAAACGGCTGGTGGCCTTATCCTCACTGAAACGACCAAGGAGAAGCCATCCATTGGAACA GTCGTAGCAGTTGGCCCAGGCCCTCTCGATGATGAAGGCAAGAGGCAACCATTGTCAGTCACGGCAGGCAGCAACGTGCTGTACTCCAAGTACGCAGGCAGTGAGTTCAAGGGTGCTGATGGCACCAACTACATTGTCTTGAGAGTATCAGATGTGATGGCTGTCCTTTCTTGA
- the LOC102707130 gene encoding ethylene-responsive transcription factor ERF018-like gives MDNVSSSSAPAPATAAAAERKYRGVRMRKWGRWVSEIRRPNSRERIWLGSYDTPEAAARAFDAAFVCLRGGAEAGINFPDSPPAVAAARTSDPQEVYAAAVSHANRPPASARAAPPAAGVVPAEEAHVVVDKPDVAGGNVAPAPPPPPAVQVPGAGSFDWSQNPLYSPTCSYGLPVWMTAEAAAEESKEEEDDEGTSDYLWSFQYSPTHPS, from the coding sequence ATGGACAACGTGTCGTCGTCttcagcgccggcgccggcgacggcagcggcggcggagaggaagTACAGGGGCGTGCGGATGCGTAAGTGGGGCAGGTGGGTGTCGGAGATCCGGCGGCCCAACAGCCGCGAGAGGATATGGCTGGGATCCTACGACACGCCGGAGGCGGCTGCTCGCGCGTTCGACGCCGCGTTCGTctgcctccgcggcggcgccgaggccggGATCAACTTCCCGGACTCGcctcccgccgtcgccgccgcgcgcaccAGCGACCCGCAGGAGGTGTACGCGGCCGCGGTGTCGCATGCCAaccggccgccggcgtcggcccGAGCAGCACCACCGGCCGCTGGTGTAGTTCCGGCAGAGGAAGCTCACGTGGTGGTTGACAAGCCCGACGTCGCCGGGGGAAATGtggccccggcgccgccgccgccgccggcggtgcaGGTGCCGGGAGCTGGGAGCTTCGATTGGTCGCAGAACCCACTTTACTCACCAACCTGCAGCTATGGTTTACCGGTGTGGATGAcggcagaggcggcggcggaagagtcgaaggaggaggaggatgacgaaGGGACAAGTGATTATCTTTGGAGTTTTCAGTACTCACCGACTCACCCTAGCTGA
- the LOC102707779 gene encoding uncharacterized protein LOC102707779, with protein sequence MALTSSAEKKTAAEIVAALDLQRHPDGGFYLETFRDPSVSLPKSALPPRYKVDRAISSAIYFLLPAGEIAKLHRIPCAETWHYYMGEPLTVFEVHDDGQIKMTVVGPDLRHGQRPQYTVPPNVWFGAFLTHDIESFTEDGSVFVKTPGRDSELHYSFVGVTCAPAFQFEDNEMATRESMKALAPKAEAFINYLVPS encoded by the exons ATGGCGCTCACGAGCAGCGCGGAgaagaagacggcggcggagatcgtcGCGGCGCTGGACCTGCAGCGCCACCCCGACGGCGGGTTCTACCTGGAGACCTTCCGCGATCCCTCCGTCTCCCTCCCCAAGTCGGCTCTCCCCCCACGCT ATAAAGTGGACCGTGCTATAAGCAGTGCCATCTATTTCCTGCTGCCTGCTGGAGAGATTGCTAAGTTGCACCGCATCCCTTGTGCTGAGACATGGCACTACTACATGGGGGAACCTCTCACG GTATTTGAGGTGCATGACGATGGACAGATCAAAATGACAGTTGTTGGACCTGATCTACGCCATGGCCAAAGGCCACAATACACGGTCCCTCCAAACGTTTGGTTTGGCGCCTTCTTGACCCACGACATCGAGTCGTTCACCGAAGATGGAAGCGTTTTTGTCAAGACGCCCGGAAGAGACTCTGAGCTGCACTACTCTTTTGTCGGTGTAACATGTGCCCCGGCATTCCAGTTTGAAGACAACGAAATGGCAACACGGGAGAGCATGAAAGCTCTGGCTCCTAAGGCCGAAGCTTTCATCAACTACCTTGTGCCTTCATAG
- the LOC102707409 gene encoding protein GET1 isoform X1 yields the protein MSLAATFVFLLVSALQMLDRALDLAKKRGSITDQQLKLRLEITQILKEASALSTPSTFAQAAKLKRLAAAKEKELAKLQEQDIKGKQSLYNQYGRVLLFTKVLIYGLLILWFWSVPVTTVPKHLLQPFGRMFSWRGVDAATGHVMVGILPWLFLTSRVSKLLCQKLAPIFLHP from the exons ATGTCCCTGGCGGCCACCTTCGTGTTCCTCCTCGTCTCCGCGCTGCAGATGCTCGACCGCGCCCTCGATCTCGCCAAGAAG AGGGGATCGATTACTGATCAACAGCTCAAACTACGGCTGGAAATCACGCAGATTCTCAAGGAGGCCAGTGCGCTGTCGAC GCCCTCAACATTTGCGCAAGCCGCAAAACTCAAGCGGCTAGCTGCtgctaaagaaaaagaattggCAAAAT TACAAGAGCAGGATATCAAAGGGAAGCAATCTTTATACAACCAATATGGACGAGTTCTGTTGTTTACCAAG GTTCTAATTTATGGATTGCTAATTCTGTGGTTTTGGAGTGTTCCTGTAACTACTGTTCCCAAACACCTTCTACAGCCTTTCG GACGGATGTTTTCCTGGAGGGGTGTTGATGCTGCTACGGGCCATGTTATG GTTGGAATTCTCCCGTGGCTATTTTTGACCTCTCGTGTCAGCAAGTTATTGTGCCAAAAACTTGCCCCTATATTTCTGCATCCATGA
- the LOC102707409 gene encoding protein GET1 isoform X2, translating to MSLAATFVFLLVSALQMLDRALDLAKKRGSITDQQLKLRLEITQILKEASALSTPSTFAQAAKLKRLAAAKEKELAKLQEQDIKGKQSLYNQYGRVLLFTKPFGRMFSWRGVDAATGHVMVGILPWLFLTSRVSKLLCQKLAPIFLHP from the exons ATGTCCCTGGCGGCCACCTTCGTGTTCCTCCTCGTCTCCGCGCTGCAGATGCTCGACCGCGCCCTCGATCTCGCCAAGAAG AGGGGATCGATTACTGATCAACAGCTCAAACTACGGCTGGAAATCACGCAGATTCTCAAGGAGGCCAGTGCGCTGTCGAC GCCCTCAACATTTGCGCAAGCCGCAAAACTCAAGCGGCTAGCTGCtgctaaagaaaaagaattggCAAAAT TACAAGAGCAGGATATCAAAGGGAAGCAATCTTTATACAACCAATATGGACGAGTTCTGTTGTTTACCAAG CCTTTCG GACGGATGTTTTCCTGGAGGGGTGTTGATGCTGCTACGGGCCATGTTATG GTTGGAATTCTCCCGTGGCTATTTTTGACCTCTCGTGTCAGCAAGTTATTGTGCCAAAAACTTGCCCCTATATTTCTGCATCCATGA
- the LOC102707688 gene encoding CASP-like protein UU1 yields MIPRSVVDPTMPTPELESQQMEEEEKEKEVVVGGGGGSVVTDVSLRLLAAVTSLAAAVVIATNHQQRWGVRVDFTLFQVWIAFVATHVACAAYAAATAALMRRLGRQGWLHHADQVAVNLVAAAAAGAGAVGSIAMWGNETSGWYAVCRLYRSYCNVGLAALVLSFAALLLLGFACARSRYPNPN; encoded by the exons ATGATCCCTCGATCTGTCGTCGACCCCACGATGCCGACGCCGGAGCTGGAGTCACAgcagatggaggaggaggagaaggagaaagagGTCGTggtcggtggtggcggcggcagcgtcgtCACGGACGTCTCACTGCGGCTGCTTGCCGCGGTCacgtcgctcgccgccgcggtcgtCATCGCCACTAACCACCAGCAGCGCTGGGGCGTCCGCGTCGACTTCACCCTTTTCCAAGTCTGGAT CGCCTTCGTGGCGACGCACGTGGCGTGTGCGGcgtacgcggcggcgacggcggcgctgatGAGGAGGCTGGGCAGGCAGGGGTGGCTGCACCACGCGGACCAGGTGGCGGTGAacctggtggcggcggcggcggcgggcgccggcgcggtAGGGTCGATCGCCATGTGGGGGAATGAGACCAGCGGGTGGTACGCCGTCTGCCGCCTGTACCGGAGCTACTGCAacgtcggcctcgccgccctcgtcctctccttcgccgccctcctcctcctcggcttcGCCTGCGCCCGCTCTCGCTACCCCAACCCCAACTAA
- the LOC102707974 gene encoding pollen receptor-like kinase 3, producing MAQPLLFLLVAAAAAAAALPSAVAQDMTDAEALMQLKKSFTNSSSLSSWLITSKDGDKSPCAPGSHEWHGVVCTRGTVTGLRLSGLHLGGTIDVDALVSFRRLRSVSLASNNFSGDLPGVDRLTALKSMFLSDNQFTGALPDDFFSKLNHLKKLWLDGNQLSGPIPASIAQATSLIELRLEHNAFSGELPPLPPPALKVFDISWNDLDGVVPEAFRKFDAGKFGSNQYLCYVPTSDRPCRRAPTEASSSRRLTTVFAALLVSAVVLALALCLCCNRRSRVRDYDSIHRSGSGSGGSAMEGLDERPPVYMVKQASTTGKRSASWLGRRTGSSLGGHRRAASAAKADDLGAGGAGDLVIVNNCKGAFGLTDLMKAAAEVIGSGGLGSAYKAVMANGVAVVVKRARDMNRATKDAFEAEMKRLGAVRHANLLPPLAYHYRKDEKLLVYEYIPKGSLLYVLHGDRGVDYAALDWPMRLKVAVGVARGTAFLHTALAGHEVPHGNLKSANILLAPDFEPLLVDFGYSGLINHTQSANSMIAHRAPECVAGHLVGAKADVYCLGVVLLEILTGKFPSQYLHNAKGGTDLVMWATSAIADGYERDLFDPAMMAAWKFALPDMTRLMHVAVDCVEMDVDKRPDMKQAAARVEEVVAGAMATVRERQQAAGERPGDAAGSSRSSHAQYVRDGSMQRITSVGERSSRRGSNDYSYGIS from the coding sequence ATGGCGcagcctctcctcttcctcctcgtcgccgccgcggcggctgcggcggcgctgccgtcCGCCGTGGCGCAGGACATGACCGACGCCGAGGCGCTGATGCAGCTCAAGAAGTCGTTCACCAACTCCTCCTCGCTGTCGTCGTGGCTCATCACCAGCAAGGACGGCGACAAGTCGCCGTGCGCGCCGGGGTCGCACGAGTGGCACGGCGTCGTGTGCACCCGGGGCACGGTGACCGGCCTCCGCCTCAGCGGCCTCCACCTCGGCGGCACCATCGACGTCGACGCGCTCGTCAGCTTCCGCCGGCTGCGGTCCGTCTCGCTGGCCAGCAACAACTTCTCCGGCGATCTCCCCGGTGTCGACCGGCTGACGGCGCTCAAGTCCATGTTCCTCTCCGACAACCAGTTCACCGGCGCCCTCCCGGACGACTTCTTCTCCAAGCTCAACCACCTCAAGAAGCTCTGGCTCGACGGCAACCAGCTCTCCGGCCCCATCCCGGCTTCCATCGCGCAGGCCACCTCCCTCATCGAGCTCCGCCTCGAGCACAACGCCTTCTCCGGCGAGCTCCCGCCCCTGCCGCCCCCTGCGCTCAAGGTTTTCGACATCTCCTGGAACGACCTCGACGGCGTCGTCCCGGAGGCGTTCCGGAAGTTCGACGCCGGCAAGTTCGGCAGCAACCAGTACCTCTGCTACGTGCCGACCTCCGACCGGCCGTGCAGGCGTGCGCCGACGGAGGCCAGCTCGTCAAGGAGGTTGACGACGGTGTTCGCCGCGCTGCTCGTCTCGGCCGTCGTGTTGGCGCTCGCCCTATGCCTGTGCTGCAACCGGAGGAGCCGCGTCCGCGACTACGACTCCATCCaccgcagcggcagcggcagcggcggcagtgCCATGGAGGGCCTCGACGAGAGGCCGCCGGTGTATATGGTGAAGCAGGCGTCGACGACAGGGAAGCGGAGCGCGTCGTGGCtggggaggaggacggggtCGTCGCTCGGCGGGCACCGGCGGGCCGCGTCGGCCGCGAAGGCGGACGAcctgggcgccggcggcgccggcgacctcgTCATCGTGAACAACTGCAAGGGCGCGTTCGGCCTCACCGACCTGAtgaaggcggcggccgaggtgatcggcagcggcgggctCGGGTCGGCGTACAAGGCGGTGATGGCGAACGGCGTGGCCGTGGTGGTGAAGCGCGCCCGCGACATGAACCGCGCCACCAAGGACGCGTTCGAGGCCGAGATGAAGCGGCTGGGCGCCGTGCGCCACGCCAacctgctgccgccgctggcCTACCATTACCGGAAGGACGAGAAGCTTCTGGTGTACGAGTACATCCCCAAGGGCAGCCTGCTCTACGTCCTCCACGGCGACCGGGGCGTGGACTACGCCGCGCTGGACTGGCCGATGCGGCTCAAGGtggccgtcggcgtcgcgcgCGGCACGGCGTTCCTCCACACCGCGCTCGCCGGACACGAGGTGCCCCACGGCAACCTCAAGTCGGCGAACATCCTCCTCGCGCCGGACTTCGAGCCGCTCCTCGTCGACTTCGGCTACTCCGGCCTCATCAACCACACGCAGTCGGCGAACTCCATGATCGCTCACAGGGCGCCGGAGTGCGTCGCCGGCCACCTCGTCGGCGCCAAGGCCGACGTCTACTGCCtcggcgtcgtcctcctcgagATCCTCACCGGCAAGTTCCCTTCCCAGTACCTCCACAACGCCAAGGGCGGCACGGACCTCGTCATGTGGGCGACGTCGGCGATCGCCGACGGCTACGAGCGGGACCTCTTCGACCCCGCCATGATGGCGGCGTGGAAGTTCGCCCTGCCGGACATGACGCGCCTCAtgcacgtcgccgtcgactgCGTCGAGATGGACGTCGACAAGCGGCCGGACATgaagcaggcggcggcgagggtggaggaggtggtggccggGGCGATGGCCACGGTGAGGGAGAGGCagcaggccgccggcgagaggcCGGGAGACGCCGCCGGCTCCAGCAGAAGCTCGCATGCCCAGTACGTGCGAGACGGGTCCATGCAGCGGATCACCAGTGTCGGCGAGCGGTCGTCGCGGCGAGGCAGCAACGACTACTCGTACGGCATCTCGTga
- the LOC102708256 gene encoding pentatricopeptide repeat-containing protein At2g22070-like → MGGRLLGRGALSTTARIDPPARSSRDHSLAAGAARVLRLDASPAAHLWNKLLGLYSLRGAPDVARRLFDGMPQRDSVSYNTLIARVCRSAPEGARAYSRMLREDGCGGARPDGRTLSALLALPLSPGGDAAGRGFVRQVHSHAVRLGLCSSAFVGTALVRAYGRCRDTGAIAGVFKEIAEPDVVCWNVVIDACTQTGSVSRAAEVMSRMRMAGYSADGFTLTSILKGCSREEDLGLGMQLHARLWKVGFDSETASCNALISMYLKCRAGMSSAVQVFDGISEPDITTWTAMIAGLVQNGLGVEAVSFYKEMVRAGEKENGYSFASVLSACCAIARLQHGKMVHCRIFKSGFCMDTIVGNTLLDMYFKCGSSMDAQLVFNTMCSYDVVSWTAMIVGYGRHNDAGRALESFRTMIDRGFKPDNITFLTILSACSQGGLVDEGLKIFHSMVEFYNVKPQREHYACLVDLLGHAGRLNEAETLIRQMGLELDSFAWESLLSACGLHGEVDLGKKSAGKVMELEPQKHGPYVLLSNMYAEQCRWHDKEMLRERLNCSNIRKGASWSCFPASEAN, encoded by the coding sequence ATGGGAGGACGGCTGCTGGGGAGAGGCGCCCTCTCCACCACGGCCAGAATCGACCCGCCGGCGCGCTCCTCCCGCGACCACTCGCTTGCCGCTGGCGCCGCGCGCGTCCTGAGGCTCGATGCCTCCCCGGCCGCCCACCTATGGAACAAGCTGCTCGGCCTCTACTCCCTCCGCGGCGCGCCCGATGTTGCGCGCAGGCTGTTCGACGGAATGCCCCAGCGGGACAGCGTCTCGTACAACACCCTCATTGCGCGCGTCTGTCGCTCGGCCCCCgagggcgcgcgcgcgtacTCGAGGATGCTCCGCGAGGACGGCTGCGGTGGCGCGAGGCCCGATGGGAGAACTCTCTCGGCGCTCCTCGCGCTGCCGCTGTCGCCGGGTGGCGACGCGGCTGGACGCGGGTTCGTCCGGCAGGTGCACTCCCACGCGGTGCGGCTCGGGCTTTGCTCCAGCGCGTTCGTGGGGACTGCTCTGGTACGCGCGTACGGGCGGTGCAGGGACACgggcgccatcgccggcgtgTTCAAGGAGATTGCAGAGCCAGATGTCGTATGCTGGAACGTCGTTATCGACGCGTGCACGCAGACTGGGAGCGTAAGTCGTGCTGCCGAGGTGATGTCCAGAATGCGCATGGCTGGATACAGCGCTGATGGCTTCACGTTAACCAGCATCTTGAAAGGTTGCTCACGCGAGGAAGATCTTGGCCTTGGCATGCAGCTCCATGCGCGCTTGTGGAAGGTCGGTTTTGACTCTGAGACGGCGTCCTGCAATGCTCTGATCAGTATGTACCTGAAATGCCGTGCAGGGATGAGTTCAGCTGTCCAAGTCTTTGACGGGATCTCGGAGCCGGATATAACGACTTGGACAGCGATGATTGCCGGGCTGGTGCAGAATGGCCTAGGAGTGGAGGCTGTGAGCTTCTATAAAGAAATGGTGAGGGCTGGGGAAAAGGAGAATGGCTACTCCTTCGCTAGCGTGCTCTCTGCATGTTGTGCCATTGCTCGTCTGCAGCATGGAAAGATGGTGCATTGCCGGATTTTCAAGTCTGGATTTTGTATGGATACAATTGTCGGCAACACTCTTCTTGACATGTACTTCAAGTGTGGCAGCTCAATGGATGCTCAGCTTGTTTTCAACACAATGTGTTCGTATGATGTGGTGTCGTGGACTGCTATGATTGTTGGGTACGGTCGACACAATGATGCTGGGAGGGCTCTTGAATCCTTTAGAACAATGATTGATCGAGGATTTAAGCCTGACAACATTACATTTCTCACGATCCTTTCTGCCTGTAGCCAAGGAGGTCTTGTGGATGAAGGGCTTAAGATTTTCCACTCCATGGTTGAGTTTTATAATGTTAAACCGCAGAGAGAGCATTATGCATGCTTGGTTGATCTGCTAGGACATGCCGGGAGGCTAAACGAAGCAGAGACATTAATTAGACAGATGGGATTGGAACTGGATTCATTTGCATGGGAGTCACTCCTCAGTGCTTGCGGTTTACATGGAGAAGTTGACCTGGGGAAGAAATCAGCAGGGAAGGTCATGGAATTGGAACCACAGAAGCATGGGCCTTATGTTCTGCTATCAAACATGTATGCTGAGCAATGTCGCTGGCATGACAAGGAGATGTTGAGAGAGAGGCTTAATTGCAGCAATATCAGGAAGGGTGCTTCTTGGAGCTGTTTTCCAGCTTCAGAAGCAAATTAG
- the LOC102708065 gene encoding putative glycine-rich cell wall structural protein 1: MARTKFVALSFVVLLSIGLSNAARVARYASAGGGGGGGGGGGGSGSGSGWGSGSGSGYGQASGSSGAYAGGGGGGGGGGGGGQNGGSGYGSGSGSGYGQAGGYGPYGGGYAQAGGGGGGGGGGGGQNGGSGYGSGSGSGYGQAGGYGPYGGGAYAQGGGQGGGGGGGQNGGSGYGSGSGSGYGQAGGYGPYGGGAYAQGGGQGGGGGGGQNGGSGYGSGSGSGYGQAGGYWPYGGGYAQAGGQGGGGGGGQSGPGGSGYGSGSGSGSGSAGGHP; this comes from the coding sequence ATGGCCAGGACCAAGTTTGTAGCTCTTAGCTTCGTCGTGCTACTGAGCATTGGGTTGTCCAATGCTGCGAGGGTAGCTAGGTATGCTAGTGCtgggggcggtggtggtggagggggaggcggcggtggctcagGGAGTGGGTCTGGATGGGGCTCGGGCTCTGGCTCAGGGTATGGCCAGGCAAGTGGATCAAGTGGTGCATATgctggtggaggtggtggtggaggaggaggtggcggaggcggacaAAATGGTGGATCCGGTTATGGTTCAGGATCTGGTTCAGGGTATGGTCAAGCTGGAGGATACGGGCCTTACGGTGGAGGGTATGCTCaagcaggtggtggtggtggaggtggaggtggcggcggtggacaaAATGGTGGGTCCGGGTATGGTTCTGGTTCCGGTTCTGGCTATGGCCAAGCTGGGGGGTATGGTCCATATGGCGGTGGAGCATATGCTCAAGGAGGAGGCcaaggtggaggtggcggtggcggacaAAACGGTGGGTCAGGGTACGGCTCGGGCTCTGGTTCTGGCTATGGCCAAGCTGGGGGGTATGGTCCATATGGCGGTGGAGCATATGCTCAAGGAGGAGGCcaaggtggaggtggcggtggcggacaAAATGGTGGGTCAGGGTATGGCTCGGGCTCTGGTTCTGGATATGGTCAAGCCGGTGGATATTGGCCCTACGGTGGTGGATATGCTCAGGCAGGCGGTcaaggcggtggcggtggcggcggacaaAGTGGTCCAGGCGGTAGTGGTTACGGAAGCGGCTCAGGAAGTGGATCTGGAtccgccggtgggcacccaTAG